The DNA segment TGCGCGAACATCGCGAAGCCGACGACGATCGAGGCGAGGTTCGTGAGCAGCACCTGGGGGCGGGCGGTCACGCGCAGGTCGACGAGGGGTGCAGGCGTGCGGAGTTCCCACCAGCCCCACGCGAGGGCGACGACGACCGCGACGACGAACATCGTGATGGTGGTCGCACTGCCCCAGCCCCAGCTCGCGCCCTTCGAGATGGCGAGCAGCAGGGCGACGAGCACGACGCTCAACCCGACGGTGCCCACGGGGTCGAACTTGCCCTTCGCGAGCGGCTTCGTCGCGGGGATGATCCAGAGGATCGCGGCACCGCACAGGGCGGAGATGACGGCGACCGCCCAGAACAGGATGCGCCAGTCGGTGTACTGGGCGACGGCCGCCGCGACGGGGAGGCCGATCGCACCGCCGATTCCCATCGACGAGCTCATGAGGGCGATGCCCGAGCCGACCCGGTCGGCGGGCAGAAGGTCGCGCAGCACGCTGATGCCGAGCGGCACGATGCCCGTCGCAAGGCCTTGGAGGGCGCGGCCGACGATCATCCACTCGATCGAGCCCGAGAGGGCGGCGATGACCGAGCCGGCGATGAGCGGGATGAGCGCGACGAGCATGATCTTGCGCTTGCCGTAGAGGTCGCCGAGGCGGCCGGTGAGCGGGGTCGCGACGGCGCCCGCGAGCAGGGTCGCGGTGACGGCCCAGGCGGTGGTCGAGGCATCCGTGTGGAAGATCTGCGGGAGCTGGCCGAGGATCGGCACGACGATGGTCGCCGTCAGCGAGACGACGATGCCGGCGAGGGCCAGCACGGTGATGAGCACGCCGGGGCGTGGCTGGGTGGATGCAGACGTGCGCATGCGTCCTCCTTGTGGGCGGGGATCGGGGGATGGCTCGGCGACCCTGTCGAGACATATGCATCATACACACGATATGTAGAATGCATATTCAGGATGCCTCGAGCCGACGCCGCACGCAGCCGTCGGCCGCCCGATGGGAGAGAACCGCCCGATGGGATAGAACAGAGACCGCAGGCATGCCGCGAAGGAGGCGATATGGACGACGCGATCCCGCAGGTCGAGTACGAGACGATGCTGCTGAGCCGCCACCTCATCGCGATCCGCCCCCGGCGCAACGCCGAGGAACGCCTCGACCGCAGCGCCTACCTGCTGCTCAGCCGCATCGGCATCGACGGCGCGCTCTCGATCGGCGAACTCTCCGACGCGTTCGGCCTCGACGCCTCGACCCTCAACAGGCAGACCGCCGCGCTCGTGCGGGCCGGGTTCGCCGAACGCATCCCCGACCCCGACGGGGGCATCGCACGGAAGTTCCGCATCACCGACAAAGGCGCGCTCGCGCTCGACGAGGAGCGCACGGCCAACGTCGCCGCAGTCGGCCGCATCCTCGACGGGTGGGAACCCGACGAGGTCGCCGAGTTCGCCGCCTACCTGCACCGCTTCAACACGGGCATCGAACGGATCGACCGGCGCCCGTGGCCGCGGCCCGGCACGCCTCCGGCGGGCGAGTAGCGACCCCGCTCGGTGGTCGAGGAGCGCAGCGTATCGAGACCCGCTACTCCGCCGGCAGCAGCGACTCGGGCCCGAGTTCGTGGACCGACGTGTGCCCCGCGAGCCCGAGCGTGAGGTCGAACTCGGCGATCGTGTTGCGCACGACCTCGCTCACCCCGGTCGCTCCGGCGATCGCGAGTCCGTAGGCGTAGGGCCGTCCGAGGCCGACGGCGGTCGCCCCGAGCGCGAGGGCGATCGCGACATCGGCACCGCCCCGCACGCCCGAGTCGAGGATGATCGGCGCGCGCCCCGCAACCCGTTCGACGACGGCGGGCAGTGCTTCGAGCGTCGGCACCGAGCGATCGATCTGCCGCCCGCCGTGGTTCGAGACCACGACACCGTCCATGCCGGTGTCGATCGCGCGCGACGCGTCGTCGGGATGCACGACGCCCTTCAGCAGCACGGGCAGGTCGGTCCACTCGCGCACGCGCGCGATGCCCTCCCAGCTCAAGGATGCGTCGGAGAACACGTCGAGGAACGTCTCGACCGCGGCCCGCGGAAGCGGCGAGCGCATCGCCCGCCCCACACCTCCGCCGTCGACGAGCGCCGACCCCGCCGCCTGGCGCGCGATGCCGACGGCGGTGCGTACGGCCTTCGGCGTCACGCGCACGGGCGCGGCCGGCGCGGCGGGTCGAGCCGCCTCCGCAGACAGCGGCCTCGTGACATCCGACCCGTCTGTGACATCGCCACCCGAGGTGACCTTCGCGTGCCGCACGCGCTCGCGCACGAGCTGCGCGAACACGGGGTCGCTCGTGTACTGGGCGATGCCCTGCCCGCGCGTGAACGGCAGGAAGGCGAGATCGAGGTCGCGCGTGCGCCAGCCGAGCAGATGGGTGTCGAGGGTGATGACGATGGCTTCGCAGCCGGATGCCTCGGCGCGCGCGATGAGCGAACGGTTGAGGTCGTCCGACGACGACCAGTACAGCTGGAACCACCGCGACGCCGAGCCCATCGCCGACGCGACCTCCTCCATGGGCCGCGAAGCCTGATTCGAGAGGATGTACGGCACGTCGAGGGCCGCCGCTGCACGCCCGACCGCGATGTCGGCGTCGGGGTGCGCGAGACTCATGACGCCGAGCGGCGAGAGGAGGAGCGGCGTCGCCCGGCGCTTGCCGAGGAGCTCGATCGACAGGTCGCGCTCGGCGACATCCCGAAGCACCCGAGGGTAGATGCGCCACTTCGCGAACGCCCCCGTATTGGCCGCCATCGTGTGCTCGCTGCCCGCACCTCCCGCGAGGTACGCGAACGCGTCGGCCGGGAGCGCGCGCTTCGCGCCCTGCTCGAGCCCCGCGAACGTCGTCGGCACGGCGGGCTTCTCGCCGCTCACCCCCGCCCGGTAGACGGCGGACTGCACCCCGCGCGCGAATCCTCGCGACGTGTCGATGCGGCTCATGGGACCTCCTCGTCCTGCACGAATGTCGCCCTACTCTATGCCGCGCCCGGCACTTCTAGACTTCGGGCATGGGACGGCGGGGGCTCGCGCGCAAGCTGCGGTGGCTCGTCGTCGACTACGCGTACGCGTCGTGGCGGCAGCTCGCCGTGTTCGGCGCAGCGCTCACGGGCGCGAGGACGCCGCGTGCGTGGGGGTCGGGCGACGACTCCCGCCCGTCGCTCCCCGAGGTCGTGCTCGTGCCGGGCGTGTACGAGCACTGGGCGTTCCTCCGCCCGCTCGGCGACCGCCTGAACCGCGCGGGCCACCGCGTACGCGTCGTGCACGGGCTCGGCGTGAACCGTCGGCCCGTCGACGAGACGGCGGCGAAGCTCGCGCGGGCCCTCGCGCGCACTCGCGCTCCCGCCGCCGGTCGCGTCATCGTCGCGCACTCGAAGGGCGGGCTGATCGGCAAGCGGGCGCTCATCGATGCTTCGGATGCCTCGGGGCTCGCCCTGCTCGGCGTCGTCGCGATCTGCACCCCGTTCGGCGGCTCGCCGCGCGCACGGCTCCTCGCCGACCCGAGCATCCGCGCGTTCCTCCCCGACGACCCGACGATCGCGGCGCTCCGCGCCGCCACGGGCGTCGACCGCCGGATCGTGTCGGTGTTCGGCACGTTCGACCCGCACATCCCGGGCGGGAGCGCACTCGAAGGCGCCGCCGCGAATCTCGAGGTTCCCGTCGCGGGGCATTTCAGGCCGCTCGGCTCACCGGCCACGGCAGACGCCGTGCTCGCGGGAATCGCGCGGCTCGAGGCATCCGCCCCTGTCGGCTGAGCCACCCCAGCCCGACGCCTCCTGAGCGCCGCTCCCTCATCGTTTCAGGAGATCGCACGCTACTCAGGACCACACCCCGCCGATCGTCCTGAACAGCCTCTGATCTCCTGAAACCGGACAGCGACGAGCAGGCGGATGCCACGCGGCAGCTCAGTGCACGTACTCGAGCAGATCCATCCCGACCTGGCGCATGCCGTCGAGCACGGCGAGCCGGCTCGAGAGCTGCGTGTCGGCGAAGTACATCGACACGGCGTAGGACACGCTCGCGCGCGGGCCGCGCAGCACGCCGACCTCGCTGCGGACGCCGCCGTCGGTGCCGGTCTTGTTCATGAGCAGCACGTTGTGGTCGGGCATGCGGTGCGCGAGCGGGTCGAGGCCGAACGCCGACGCGACCATCGACAGGTCGCTGTTGAGCGAGAGCCATCCGACGACCCGCTGCGAGACGTCGGGGCTCACGATCTCACCGCGCGCGAGCGCGGCGAACAGCCACGTGAGCTCTTTCGCCGATCCGATCGAGAGCTGCGGAGCGTCGTCGGGGCCGCGGTGGTCGCGCACGAGGTCGAGGAGCGCCGTGCGCGTGAGCCCGAGCGCTTCGGTGCGCGCCCGCACGGCCTCGAGGCCGATGTAGCGGATGAGCACGTTCGTCGCGAGGTTGTCGCTCGTCGCGCCGACGAGGGCGGCGAGGTCGGCGACCGGAAGCGACGGCGATTGCAGGTGCTGCCAGATGCCCGAGTCGCCCACGGCGTCTTTCGGGGCACGGTCGAGCACCGTGAACGCCTCGTGGCTCGCCCCGTTCAAACGGGACGCGACCTCGACGAGGAGCAGCACCTTGCCGATCGACGCCGTCGGCATGACGACGTGGTCGTCGACGGAGAACAGCACCCGGCCCGTCGCGAGGTCGGTCGCGCGCGCCGACACCTGCACCCCGGCGAGCGCGAGCTCGCCGAGCGCGTCGAAGCCGCGGCTGAAGTCTTCGGCGGGACCCTCGGTCGTGTGCTTGCCGCGATGGATCAGGGCATGGCGAGAACGTCGCTCGGAGTTCTGCGACGAGGTCACCACTGACGAGGTCCTTCTCTGTTCTCGGTCTCGGTCGGCGCTCCCCGCCGCATCGCTGCGGCGCGCGCGAATTCGTTCGAATCGGCTCGGTCGGGGTTTACCAGATGGTCACGCGCTCGGCCGGATCGAGCCAGAGCGCGTCACCTTCGGCGACCCCGAACCCAGCATAGAACTCGTCGATGTTGCGAACGATCTGGTTGCATCGGAACTCGCTGGGAGAGTGCGGGTCGATCGCGAGCAGACGGATCGCCTCCTCGTCGCGGAGCTTCAACTGCCAGGCCTGCGCCCACGAGAGGAAGAACCGCTCGACGGCCGTGAGGCCGTCGATGACGGGCGCGTTCGACACGTCGCCGCCCTGCGAGATGACGTACGCCTTCCACGCGATCGCGAGGCCGCCGAGGTCGCCGATGTTCTCGCCGATCGTGAGGGCGCCGTTGACGTGGGGCGGTTCGGATGTCTCGTCCGCGAGTTGCAGCGGCACGAGCGCGTCGTACTGCGCGATGAGCGCCTTCGTGCGGTCCTCGAACGCCGCCCGGTCGGCCTCGGTCCACCAGTCGGTGAGGCGGCCGTCGCCGTCGTACTTCGATCCCTGGTCGTCGAAGCCGTGGCCGATCTCGTGCCCGATGACGGCGCCGATCGCGCCGTAGTTCGCGGCGGCGTCGCGGTCGGCGTCGAAGAACGGGAACTGGAGGATGGCGGCCGGGAACACGATCTCGTTGAAGCCCGGGTTGTAGTACGCGTTGATCGTCTGCGGCGTCATGAACCACTCGTCGCGGTCGATGGGCTTGCCGATCTTGCCGAGCTCGCGGTTGAACTCGAACTCGGCGGTGGCGCGCACGTTGGCGATGAGGTCGCCCGGCGTGATCTCGAGCTTCGAGTAGTCGCGCCACTTGACCGGGTAGCCGATCTTCGGCGTGAACTTCGCGAGCTTGTCGAGCGCCTTCGCCCGCGTCTCTTCGCCCATC comes from the Agromyces protaetiae genome and includes:
- a CDS encoding MFS transporter → MRTSASTQPRPGVLITVLALAGIVVSLTATIVVPILGQLPQIFHTDASTTAWAVTATLLAGAVATPLTGRLGDLYGKRKIMLVALIPLIAGSVIAALSGSIEWMIVGRALQGLATGIVPLGISVLRDLLPADRVGSGIALMSSSMGIGGAIGLPVAAAVAQYTDWRILFWAVAVISALCGAAILWIIPATKPLAKGKFDPVGTVGLSVVLVALLLAISKGASWGWGSATTITMFVVAVVVALAWGWWELRTPAPLVDLRVTARPQVLLTNLASIVVGFAMFAQSLIIPQLMQLPVETGYGLGQTMLQMGFWMAPAGIAMMLVSPVGAKISAARGPKTTLIVGGIVMAIGYGSSALFMGSLWGLLVTSVVASAGVAFAYGAMPSLIMGAVPRSETGSANGVNSLMRSIGSSISSAVVGAVLAAMSVDLGGYTIATEDGFRTGLLIGCGVAVAAALIAVTIPAKFTPGMAVGHGHHAPAPAEDEELVAAAS
- a CDS encoding MarR family winged helix-turn-helix transcriptional regulator, translated to MDDAIPQVEYETMLLSRHLIAIRPRRNAEERLDRSAYLLLSRIGIDGALSIGELSDAFGLDASTLNRQTAALVRAGFAERIPDPDGGIARKFRITDKGALALDEERTANVAAVGRILDGWEPDEVAEFAAYLHRFNTGIERIDRRPWPRPGTPPAGE
- a CDS encoding alpha-hydroxy-acid oxidizing protein; the encoded protein is MSRIDTSRGFARGVQSAVYRAGVSGEKPAVPTTFAGLEQGAKRALPADAFAYLAGGAGSEHTMAANTGAFAKWRIYPRVLRDVAERDLSIELLGKRRATPLLLSPLGVMSLAHPDADIAVGRAAAALDVPYILSNQASRPMEEVASAMGSASRWFQLYWSSSDDLNRSLIARAEASGCEAIVITLDTHLLGWRTRDLDLAFLPFTRGQGIAQYTSDPVFAQLVRERVRHAKVTSGGDVTDGSDVTRPLSAEAARPAAPAAPVRVTPKAVRTAVGIARQAAGSALVDGGGVGRAMRSPLPRAAVETFLDVFSDASLSWEGIARVREWTDLPVLLKGVVHPDDASRAIDTGMDGVVVSNHGGRQIDRSVPTLEALPAVVERVAGRAPIILDSGVRGGADVAIALALGATAVGLGRPYAYGLAIAGATGVSEVVRNTIAEFDLTLGLAGHTSVHELGPESLLPAE
- a CDS encoding serine hydrolase, which codes for MVTSSQNSERRSRHALIHRGKHTTEGPAEDFSRGFDALGELALAGVQVSARATDLATGRVLFSVDDHVVMPTASIGKVLLLVEVASRLNGASHEAFTVLDRAPKDAVGDSGIWQHLQSPSLPVADLAALVGATSDNLATNVLIRYIGLEAVRARTEALGLTRTALLDLVRDHRGPDDAPQLSIGSAKELTWLFAALARGEIVSPDVSQRVVGWLSLNSDLSMVASAFGLDPLAHRMPDHNVLLMNKTGTDGGVRSEVGVLRGPRASVSYAVSMYFADTQLSSRLAVLDGMRQVGMDLLEYVH